The Fragaria vesca subsp. vesca linkage group LG2, FraVesHawaii_1.0, whole genome shotgun sequence genome includes a window with the following:
- the LOC101307864 gene encoding GTP-binding protein At2g22870-like, translating into MSYIKPPLPLHPLHTLLKTQTPTTLNPIFTSTLFSSPKSTLSVSDPIPIPIPTPDSHIETALEDFHTQFEIPLEKLFVPPETEIKYTESGALSTRILKGSNILLSKYATDAQVTQAEFVKSSVRTEDCPANPLPEFALVGRSNVGKSSLLNSLVRRKKLALTSKKPGKTQCINHFRINDSWYLVDLPGYGYAAAPQELRTDWVKFTKDYFLNRSTLVSVFLLIDASIPAKKIDLEYASWLGQNQIPMTLIFTKCDKRKKKRNGGKRAEENVNDFQELIRGYFDTTPPWIMTSSLTNQGRDEMLLHMAQLRNYWLKH; encoded by the exons ACCCTAAACCCCATCTTCACCTCCACCCTCTTCTCCTCCCCCAAATCCACTCTCTCAGTCTCAGACCCCATCCCCATCCCCATCCCCACCCCAGATTCCCACATCGAAACAGCCCTCGAAGACTTCCATACCCAATTCGAAATCCCGCTCGAGAAGCTCTTCGTGCCGCCGGAGACGGAGATAAAGTACACCGAGTCCGGTGCCCTGAGCACCAGAATCTTGAAGGGGTCGAACATTTTGCTGAGCAAGTATGCTACGGATGCTCAGGTGACACAGGCTGAGTTTGTGAAGAGCAGTGTGAGGACTGAGGATTGCCCGGCGAATCCTCTGCCGGAGTTTGCGCTCGTCGGACGGTCAAATGTAGGCAAGTCCTCGCTGCTTAACTCGCTTGTAAGGAGAAAGAAGCTAGCTTTGACCTCCAAGAAGCCTG GAAAAACACAGTGCATCAATCATTTCCGGATCAATGATAGCTGGTATTTAGTGGATTTGCCAGGTTACGG GTATGCAGCTGCACCACAGGAACTTAGAACTGATTGGGTGAAGTTTACTAAAGACTACTTCCTGAATAGGTCAACATTAGTTTCGGTTTTCCTTCTCATCGATGCCAGCATTCCTGCCAAAAAGATTGATCTGGAGTATGCTAGTTGGCTGGGCCAGAATCAG ATCCCTATGACATTGATATTCACCAAATGTGACAAGCGGAAGAAGAAAAGAAATGGAGGAAAAAGAGCAGAAGAAAATGTAAACGACTTTCAGGAGTTAATTCGTGGCTACTTCGACACAACACCGCCATGGATCATGACCAGCAGCCTCACCAATCAGGGTCGAGATGAGATGTTATTGCACATGGCTCAGCTGCGGAACTATTGGCTTAAGCACTAG
- the LOC101312986 gene encoding 60S ribosomal protein L37-3-like, with product MGKGTGSFGKRRNKTHTLCVRCGRRSFHLQKSRCSACAYPAARLRKYNWSEKALRRKTTGTGRMRYLRHVPRRFKSGFLEGTQAKPRSKGTATA from the exons ATG GGAAAAGGAACTGGTAGTTTCGGCAAGCGCCGCAACAAGACCCACACTCTCTGTGTCCGATGTGGACGCCGGAGCTTCCATCTCCAGAAGTCTCGCTGCTCCGCCTGTGCTTACCCCGCCGCTCGCCTCAGAAAAT ATAACTGGAGTGAGAAGGCTCTGCGCAGAAAGACGACCGGAACCGGGCGCATGAGGTACCTTCGCCATGTGCCGAGGAGGTTCAAGAGCGGCTTCCTTGAAGGTACACAGGCTAAGCCGAGGAGCAAGGGAACTGCTACTGCTTAG
- the LOC101313276 gene encoding flavin-containing monooxygenase YUCCA6-like, translated as MDYTTIQGKQSLDDPSLIHKMNNLSSPPRCVVCVAGPVIVGAGPSGLATAACLKNKGVPSVILERSNCLASLWQLKTYDRLRLHLPKQFCELPFVPFPSDFPTYPTKQQFIRYLDDYATKFDIQPRFNETVLTAQYDPAVGFWRVRTAGSENGVETEYVTRWLIAATGENAEALVPKLEGIMEFGGPIRHTSLYKTGEEFRGKKVLVVGCGNSGMEVCLDLCNHNARPSLVVRDTVHVLPREMLGKSTFGLSMLLLKWLPIRLVDRLLLVASRLLLGNTSQLGLVRPKLGPLELKNLSGKTPVLDVGTLAKIRTGDIQVRPAIKRLKRHRAVEFVDGRTENFDAIVLATGYKSNVPSWLKEGEMFSKEDGLPKLPFPNGWKGERGLYAVGFTKRGLLGASMDAKRIAEDIERCWKAEAKHSTPFTRSHLPLSSSP; from the exons ATGGACTACACAACAATACAAGGAAAGCAATCCCTTGATGATCCTAGTTTGATTCACAAAATGAATAACCTGTCTTCTCCTCCTCGATGCGTGGTGTGTGTTGCCGGCCCAGTTATAGTGGGTGCAGGTCCATCGGGGCTCGCTACGGCCGCTTGCCTGAAAAACAAGGGCGTCCCTAGTGTGATCCTGGAGCGATCCAATTGCTTAGCCTCTCTGTGGCAGCTCAAGACCTACGATCGCCTCCGCCTTCACTTGCCTAAGCAATTCTGCGAGCTCCCCTTTGTGCCTTTCCCTTCCGATTTCCCCACTTACCCTACCAAGCAGCAATTCATCCGCTACCTTGACGATTACGCCACCAAGTTCGACATTCAGCCTCGTTTCAACGAGACCGTCTTGACCGCGCAGTACGACCCTGCGGTCGGCTTCTGGCGCGTTCGAACTGCAGGGTCCGAAAACGGGGTCGAGACTGAGTATGTCACCCGGTGGCTCATCGCGGCCACCGGGGAGAATGCTGAGGCCCTCGTGCCCAAGCTGGAGGGGATCATGGAGTTCGGAGGGCCTATCAGGCACACGAGCTTGTACAAAACCGGAGAGGAGTTTAGAGGAAAGAAGGTTTTGGTGGTGGGGTGTGGAAATTCGGGCATGGAGGTCTGTTTGGATCTGTGTAACCACAATGCTAGGCCTTCACTCGTTGTCAGAGATACA GTGCACGTCCTACCACGAGAGATGCTGGGAAAGTCGACTTTCGGGCTGTCCATGTTGTTGCTCAAGTGGCTGCCCATACGCCTTGTGGATCGCCTCTTGCTGGTAGCTTCACGGCTGCTGCTCGGCAACACGTCCCAGCTTGGTTTGGTCCGGCCTAAGTTGGGTCCCTTGGAGCTCAAGAATCTGTCGGGGAAGACTCCGGTCTTGGATGTTGGGACCCTGGCCAAGATAAGAACCGGTGACATTCAG GTACGTCCGGCAATCAAGAGATTAAAACGTCATCGTGCTGTAGAATTCGTCGACGGAAGAACAGAGAATTTCGATGCCATTGTCTTAGCAACAGGTTACAAAAGTAATGTGCCCTCTTGGCTGAAG GAGGGAGAGATGTTCTCAAAAGAAGATGGATTGCCAAAATTGCCATTTCCAAATGGTTGGAAAGGTGAGCGTGGGTTATATGCTGTGGGGTTTACCAAACGAGGACTACTTGGTGCATCAATGGACGCCAAGAGAATTGCCGAGGACATTGAGCGGTGTTGGAAAGCCGAGGCAAAGCATTCTACTCCCTTTACACGGTCGCATTTGCCTCTATCGTCGTCGCCATAG
- the LOC101313572 gene encoding dehydration-responsive protein RD22-like, translating into MGFHLPHIFGFFTFTLVVSHAALSPQLYWNSVLPNTPMPKTLSELLQSDFSEEKSTSVLVGKGGVNVNAGKGKPGGTNVNVGKGGVNVHAPNKKPGGGTNVNVGKGGVNVQTGKGKPGSGTNVNVGGKGGVGVHTGKPGKRTNVGVGKGGVHVSTHHKGKPVYVGVTPSKNPFLYQYAATETQLHEDPQVALFFLEKDMHPGTKMNLHFTTSSDTATFLPRKTAESIPFSSSKLPEILDQFSVKPESAEADTLKQTIEECEKPGITGEEKYCATSLESMVDFSTSKLGRNIQALSTEVAKGTTMQKYTILPGVKKLAGENSIVCHKQNYAYAVFYCHATTTTRAYVVPLEGADGVNAKAVAVCHTDTTEWNPKHLAFQVLKVKPGTIPICHFLPSDHIVWVPNQKST; encoded by the exons ATGGGGTTTCATCTCCCACACATCTTTGGTTTTTTCACT TTCACACTGGTTGTAAGCCATGCTGCTCTTTCGCCTCAACTTTATTGGAATTCTGTCTTGCCAAACACACCGATGCCCAAAACTCTGAGTGAACTTCTGCAATCTG ACTTCAGCGAAGAAAAAAGCACCTCAGTTCTGGTAGGGAAGGGTGGTGTCAACGTTAATGCAGGTAAAGGAAAGCCTGGAGGAACCAATGTGAATGTTGGGAAGGGTGGTGTGAATGTGCACGCTCCAAACAAAAAGCCAGGTGGTGGTACTAATGTCAACGTTGGGAAGGGAGGCGTAAATGTGCAAACTGGGAAGGGAAAGCCAGGGAGCGGTACCAATGTCAACGTAGGGGGAAAAGGTGGTGTTGGAGTGCACACCGGAAAGCCCGGAAAGAGAACCAACGTTGGTGTTGGCAAAGGAGGAGTGCATGTAAGCACACACCACAAGGGAAAACCTGTATATGTTGGAGTAACACCAAGCAAAAACCCATTCCTGTACCAGTATGCTGCTACTGAGACTCAGCTTCATGAAGATCCACAGGTCGCTCTTTTCTTCTTGGAGAAGGACATGCATCCAGGCACAAAGATGAACTTGCACTTCACTACAAGTTCAGACACAGCAACTTTCCTCCCACGCAAAACTGCAGAATCGATCCCTTTCTCATCATCTAAACTGCCAGAAATTTTGGACCAGTTTTCAGTGAAACCAGAATCGGCGGAAGCAGACACACTTAAGCAAACCATTGAAGAGTGTGAGAAACCAGGTATTACAGGAGAGGAAAAATATTGTGCAACCTCTTTGGAGTCGATGGTTGACTTCAGCACTTCCAAGCTTGGAAGGAACATTCAGGCACTCTCAACAGAGGTTGCAAAGGGAACCACCATGCAGAAGTACACAATATTGCCAGGAGTGAAGAAGCTGGCAGGTGAAAATTCCATTGTGTGTCATAAGCAGAACTATGCATACGCTGTCTTCTACTGCCATGCAACAACAACCACAAGAGCTTATGTAGTGCCACTGGAAGGTGCTGATGGAGTGAACGCTAAAGCAGTAGCAGTCTGCCACACAGACACCACAGAATGGAACCCAAAGCATTTGGCCTTCCAAGTCCTTAAAGTTAAACCAGGAACCATTCCCATCTGCCATTTTCTTCCTAGTGATCATATTGTCTGGGTACCCAACCAGAAATCCACATAA
- the LOC101308155 gene encoding DNA polymerase theta-like, which produces MASGSPPPSRINQFFASKKRKPVSPALKSGRNEKDAKAVETSPSAKATLDSYLRTSPDSHNVAKASCKIGDSLARQDQVRRNLASEMDNSSRNEPMQLRLSSQLHTRASEASGANQKEISEGVVKVDDVAAGGSSKDQLDIAGGVENVEMKKFAADFLSLYCSDVQSNKSSMSELKVNDHKRHASASLLDGEDEMLKKRHCSSDKSYEESETSGSTEKRCEAVQSVCVDKNGVTIANESREFQQTLKPCSNTHKLSLDTVDCYTPGSLIKSCVRQTPNSTRGSSLSSPGEAFWNDAIQVADGLCAQAPEAPTASDSQYHGENSCSLRNAHFDGKSKEMMDEGERMANDADSEPTAKHRKDFCKEVSPLPVKHFDFSREDKISNESMPHRMNSFNSKSMAHGGGQQSESSLTDLRGLRHGNTMVRCSKSQENKGQDVDSVTAVTKMKNLSSEDNGGPTFSSPGDDVINLNGKGESSEASTPSSFMPLKDCLDLDGWLAPEICSIYRKKGISKLYPWQVECLQVDGVLQRRNLVYCASTSAGKSFVAEILMLRQVLSSGKIALLVLPYVSLCAEKAEHLELLLEPLGKRVRSYYGNQGGGTLPKDTSVAVCTIEKANFLINKLLEEGRLSEIGIVVIDELHMVGDPSRGYLLELLLTKLRYAAGEGISESSSGESSGMSSGKADPAHGLQIVGMSATMPNVAAVADWLQAALYQTEFRPVPLEEYIKVGNTIYNKKMEIIRTIPKAVDLGGKDPDHVVELCNEVVQEGFSVLIFCSSRKGCESTARHVSRFLKKFSVNTRTDDSEFNDLTLAIDSLRRCPAGLDPVLEETLPSGVAYHHAGLTVEEREIVETCYRKGLVRVLTATSTLAAGVNLPARRVIFRQPRIGRDFIDGTRYRQMAGRAGRTGIDTKGESVLICKPDEIKRIMGVLNESCLPLRSCLSEDMNGMTHAILEVVAGGIVQTAKDIHRYVRCTLLNSTKPFQDVVKSAQESLRWLCHRKFLEWNDDTKLYSTTPLGRAAFGSSLCPEESLIVLDDLSRAREGFVLASDLHLVYLVTPINVDVEPDWELYYERFMELSSLDQSVGNRVGVTEPFLMRMAHGAPMRSSSRMRENMKALNGNYENRFGTTKIVLPDDQTVRVCKRLYVALILSRLVQEVAINEVCEAFKVARGMVQALQENAGRFASMVTMFCERLGWHDLEGLVGKFQNRVSFGVRAEIVELTTIPFVKGSRARALYKAGLRTPLAIAEASIPEIVKALFESSSWAAQEGSAQRRIHVGVAKKIKKGAHKIVLEKAEEARVAAFSAFKSLGLEVPQFSQPLFPTAGGSPSMQGTTNSSGDENTCSFVNAHVDDAPKPSLEVRVPSEKVVSGEKLTKTSDSGMVVAVGEVNSSGAMQIQFGAESSVVAIEGSGALRDELNATVHQTKIADPSISIMVDSLGDRNRISSVSLDPKKPGSCEGENLCVGKGKVCEKGPIHAIYTPGGIDSFLNIWETTSEFHFDIHYNKRSELNSVAPFELHGMAICWEDSPVYYVDIPKDLLWSGDRTNVLPLDNMLELAKCRWSRIGEIMGKRGVRKFTWMLKSQIQALKCPAVPIQRFGCQSLAGKSTCFEIIDTSFLLLPPVHIQDGIDMCIVAWILWPDEEKNSSPNLEKEVKKRLSSNAAAAANRNGRWKNQMRRAAHNGCCRRVAQTRALCSVLWKLLVSENLTESLINIEVPLVNILADMELWGVGLDMEGCLQARNVLGKKLRHLEKEACKLAGMTFSLYTAADIANVLYGHLKLPIPEVRNKGKQHPSTDKHCLDLLRDEHPIIPIIKEHRTLAKLLNCTMGSICSHARLSVKTQKYTLHGHWLQTSTATGRLSMEEPNLQCVEHMVDFKMNKEENGGKTDVDHYKINAREYFTPTQDNWILLTADYSQIELRVMAHFSEDSSLIELLSKPHGDVFTMIAARWTGKSEDCISSDIRDQTKRLVYGILYGMGANSLAEQLDCSPQEASEKIQNFKSSFPGVASWLNEAVAYCRKKGYVETLKGRKRFLSKIKFGNSKEKAKAQRQAVNSICQGSAADIIKIAMINIYSVIVHGAERPSSTSPLATKFHKLKGRCRILLQVHDELVLEVDPSVIKEAALLLQTSMENAVSLLVPLHVKLKVGRTWGSLQPFQADQYENLLVP; this is translated from the exons ATGGCGTCCGGTTCGCCTCCTCCGTCGCGCATCAATCAG TTCTTTGCTTCGAAGAAACGGAAGCCTGTGTCGCCTGCTTTGAAGTCTGGGAGAAATGAAAAGGATGCTAAAGCTGTAGAGACTTCACCTAGTGCCAAGGCCACATTGGACAGTTATCTGCGGACGTCGCCGGACAGTCATAATGTTGCGAAAGCTTCGTGCAAAATTGGTGATTCTTTGGCTCGGCAAGATCAAGTTAGAAGGAATTTGGCTTCGGAGATGGATAATTCTTCGAGAAATGAACCTATGCAGCTCCGTTTGTCTTCTCAATTACACACTCGTGCAAGTGAGGCTTCCGGAGCAAATCAGAAGGAAATATCCGAGGGAGTAGTTAAGGTGGATGATGTTGCAGCTGGAGGTTCTTCCAAGGATCAGTTGGATATTGCGGGAGGTGTGGAGAATGTAGAGATGAAGAAGTTTGCAGCCGACTTTTTGTCTTTGTATTGCAG TGATGTTCAATCAAACAAAAGTTCTATGTCAGAGCTGAAAGTGAATGATCATAAGAGACACGCTAGCGCATCTTTGCTTGACGGGGAGGATGAGATGCTTAAAAAGAGGCATTGCAGTAGTGATAAATCTTATGAAGAAAGTGAAACAAGCGGTTCTACAGAGAAGCGCTGTGAAGCAGTGCAATCTGTTTGTGTTGATAAAAATGGG GTTACCATTGCTAATGAATCACGCGAGTTTCAACAAACCTTGAAACCGTGCAGTAATACACATAAATTGTCTCTAGACACAGTTGATTGTTATACACCAGGCTCATTGATTAAATCATGTGTTCGTCAGACCCCCAATTCAACACGTGGTAGCTCATTGTCTTCACCTGGTGAAGCTTTTTGGAATGATGCGATTCAAGTTGCTGATGGTCTATGTGCTCAGGCACCTGAAGCACCTACTGCCTCAGATAGCCAGTATCATGGTGAGAACTCGTGCAGTTTGAGAAATGCACACTTTGATGGAAAGTCAAAGGAAATGATGGATGAAGGTGAGCGTATGGCTAACGATGCTGATTCAGAGCCGACGGCGAAGCATAGGAAGGACTTCTGTAAAGAAGTATCCCCACTGCCTGTTAAGCATTTTGACTTCTCTCGTGAGGACAAGATTTCGAATGAAAGTATGCCACATCGTATGAATTCGTTCAATTCGAAAAGCATGGCTCATGGAGGTGGCCAACAATCTGAATCTAGTCTTACAGATTTGAGAGGTCTAAGACATGGTAATACTATGGTCCGTTGCAGCAAATCTCAGGAAAATAAGGGGCAAGATGTTGATTCTGTTACTGCAGTGACCAAAATGAAGAATTTGTCTAGCGAGGACAATGGTGGCCCAACATTTTCTTCACCAGGTGATGATGTCATTAATTTGAATGGTAAAGGTGAATCTAGTGAAGCAAGTACTCCTTCAAGTTTTATGCCACTGAAAGATTGTCTGGATCTAGATGGTTGGCTTGCACCAGAAATATGCAGCATATATAGAAAGAAAGGAATTTCAAAACTTTATCCTTGGCAG GTTGAGTGCCTTCAGGTTGATGGTGTATTGCAGAGAAGGAATCTTGTGTATTGTGCATCAACGAG TGCAGGTAAAAGTTTTGTTGCAGAAATTCTGATGCTGCGACAGGTCTTGTCATCTGGAAAAATAGCTTTACTTGTACTTCCTTATGTATCACTTTGTGCAGAAAAG GCAGAACACCTGGAGCTACTTCTTGAACCACTTGGTAAGCGTGTTCGTAGTTATTATGGCAACCAAGGTGGTGGTACACTTCCCAAAGACACTTCTGTAGCTGTCTGCACAATAGAAAAGGCAAACTTCTTAATAAACAAGCTGCTGGAAGAGGGCCGTCTTTCAGAAATTGGAATTGTTGTGATAGATGAACTGCACATG GTTGGCGATCCAAGTAGGGGTTATCTTCTGGAACTTCTGTTGACAAAACTTCGTTATGCAGCTGGTGAAGGCATTTCTGAATCAAGTAGTGGAGAAAGTTCAGGCATGAGCAGCGGTAAGGCTGATCCTGCTCATGGTTTGCAAATTGTTGGTATGAGTGCCACTATGCCAAATGTGGCAGCAGTTGCTGATTGGCTTCAA GCTGCCCTCTACCAGACAGAATTTCGACCGGTACCACTAGAAGAATACATTAAAGTGGGGAACACCATTTATAACAAGAAAATGGAGATTATTAGAACAATCCCCAAAGCAGTTGACCTTGGTGGTAAAGATCCAGATCATGTTGTGGAACTGTGCAATGAG GTTGTACAAGAGGGTTTTTCCGTGTTAATATTTTGCTCTAGTCGAAAAGGATGTGAATCAACAGCGAGGCATGTTTCAAGATTCCTTAAGAAATTTTCGGTCAACACTCGCACTGATGACAGTGAATTTAATGACTTGACATTGGCTATTGATTCCTTAAGACGGTGTCCTGCTGGTTTGGATCCAGTATTAGAAGAAACCCTTCCTTCTGGAGTTGCCTACCACCATGCTGGTCTCACG GTTGAGGAAAGAGAGATTGTTGAAACCTGCTACCGTAAGGGCCTTGTACGCGTCTTAACTGCCACATCTACCTTAGCAGCTGGTGTTAATCTGCCAGCTAGGAGGGTCATTTTCCGTCAGCCTCGGATTGGTCGCGATTTTATAGATGGGACACGATACAGGCAAATGGCTGGTCGGGCTGGTCGTACTGGCATAGATACAAAAGGAGAAAGT GTACTTATTTGCAAGCCAGACGAGATCAAAAGGATTATGGGAGTTCTTAATGAAAGCTGTCTGCCATTGCGCTCTTGTTTATCTGAAGATATGAATGGAATGACTCATGCAATCTTAGAAGTAGTAGCGGGGGGAATTGTTCAAACTGCTAAGGACATTCATCGCTATGTTAGGTGCACATTGTTAAACTCCACTAAACCTTTCCAGGATGTGGTGAAATCAGCACAGGAATCTCTCCGGTGGTTGTGCCACAGGAAATTTCTAGAATGGAATGATGACACTAAGCTATACAGTACCACACCCCTTGGACGTGCAGCTTTTGGCAGTTCTCTGTGTCCTGAAGAATCACTT ATTGTGCTGGATGATCTTTCAAGAGCTAGAGAAGGATTTGTACTTGCATCTGATTTGCATTTGGTTTACCTAGTAACACCAATAAATGTTGATGTTGAGCCTGATTGGGAACTGTATTATGAAAGGTTCATGGAATTGTCTTCTCTTGACCAG TCCGTTGGCAACCGCGTTGGAGTGACAGAGCCATTTTTGATGAGAATGGCACATGGTGCACCTATGAGATCATCAAGCAGGATGAGAGAAAATATGAAAGCGTTGAATGGCAATTATGAAAACCGATTTGGGACTACGAAGATTGTGCTTCCGGATGATCAAACAGTTCGAGTGTGTAAACGGTTATATGTTGCTCTCATCTTGTCAAGACTAGTTCAG GAAGTTGCTATCAATGAGGTATGTGAAGCTTTTAAAGTGGCTAGAGGTATGGTCCAGGCCTTACAAGAGAATGCCGGAAGGTTTGCATCTATGGTAACTATGTTCTGTGAGAGGCTTGGATGGCATGACCTGGAAGGCTTGGTTGGAAAGTTCCAAAACCGTGTCTCATTTGGAGTGAGAGCAGAGATTGTAGAACTGACTACAATTCCATTTGTCAAG GGTTCTCGAGCAAGGGCACTATATAAAGCTGGCTTGCGTACACCTTTAGCTATTGCTGAAGCATCCATCCCTGAAATAGTCAAAGCTCTTTTTGAATCTTCATCCTGGGCAGCCCAAG AAGGTTCAGCTCAAAGACGCATCCACGTAGGAGTAGCCAAGAAGATCAAGAAGGGTGCACACAAAATAGTTCTGGAAAAGGCTGAAGAGGCTAGAGTTGCTGCCTTCTCGGCTTTTAAATCACTTGGATTGGAGGTCCCACAGTTTTCTCAACCATTATTTCCAACTGCTGGTGGAAGTCCCAGTATGCAAGGAACAACAAATTCCTCTGGTGATGAAAATACTTGTAGCTTTGTTAATGCCCATGTGGATGATGCTCCTAAGCCATCTTTGGAAGTAAGGGTTCCTTCTGAAAAGGTTGTATCAGGAGAGAAGTTGACAAAAACATCAGATAGTGGTATGGTGGTGGCTGTAGGAGAAGTAAATTCAAGTGGTGCCATGCAAATTCAGTTTGGGGCTGAAAGTTCTGTAGTAGCAATTGAAGGGTCTGGTGCCCTTAGGGATGAGCTAAATGCTACTGTTCATCAAACCAAAATTGCTGACCCTAGCATTTCAATTATGGTAGACAGCTTAGGTGATAGAAATAGGATATCCAGTGTGTCTTTAGATCCTAAAAAACCGGGAAGCTGTGAAGGGGAAAATTTGTGTGTTGGCAAGGGCAAAGTTTGTGAAAAAGGCCCCATTCATGCAATTTATACTCCTGGTGGAATTGATTCATTTTTGAATATTTGGGAAACCACCTCAGAGTTCCATTTTGATATCCACTACAACAAGAGATCAGAATTGAACTCTGTTGCCCCTTTTGAACTACATGGAATGGCCATCTGTTGGGAAGATTCTCCTGTTTACTATGTTGACATTCCTAAGGATCTGCTGTGGTCTG GTGATAGAACTAATGTGTTACCTCTTGATAATATGTTGGAACTGGCTAAATGTAGATGGAGCAGGATCGGTGAAATCATGGGGAAAAGAGGTGTCAGGAAATTTACTTGGATGTTGAAAAGTCAGATTCAAGCACTGAAATGCCCTGCAGTTCCAATTCAGAGATTTGGTTGCCAGAGTCTTGCGGGGAAAAGTACTTGCTTTGAAATTATAGACACCTCATTTTTATTGTTGCCACCAGTTCATATACAAGATGGCATTGACATGTGCATTGTGGCCTGGATTCTTTGGCCTGATGAGGAGAAAAATTCTAGTCCTAACCTGGAAAAG GAAGTTAAGAAAAGGTTATCCAGCAATGCTGCTGCAGCTGCAAATCGAAACGGCAGGTGGAAAAATCAGATGCGAAGAGCTGCACACAATGGTTGCTGCCGTCGAGTTGCACAAACACGAGCCTTATGTTCTGTTTTGTGGAAGTTGCTTGTTTCTGAAAACCTTACCGAGTCACTGATAAATATTGAAGTTCCATTG GTTAATATTCTTGCTGACATGGAGCTTTGGGGAGTGGGTCTTGACATGGAGGGCTGTCTGCAAGCACGTAATGTACTGGGGAAAAAGCTGAGGCATCTCGAGAAAGAAGCTTGTAAACTGGCTGGCATGACATTTTCATTATATACAGCAGCGGATATTGCTAATGTGCTGTATGGACACTTAAAGCTGCCCATACCAGAAGTGCGCAACAAGGGAAAGCAACATCCAAGTACTGACAAGCATTGCTTGGATTTACTAAG GGACGAGCATCCTATTATACCCATCATCAAAGAGCATCGTACATTGGCAAAACTCTTAAACTGTACGATGGGATCAATTTGTTCACATGCTAGGCTATCTGTAAAGACACAGAAGTACACATTACACGGTCATTGGCTCCAAACATCAACAGCTACTGGTCGGCTTTCAATGGAGGAACCTAATCTCCAG TGTGTGGAACATATGGTTGACTTCAAAATGAACAAGGAGGAAAATGGTGGCAAAACTGATGTTGATCATTACAAAATTAATGCTCGCGAATACTTTACACCTACTCAG GACAACTGGATACTGTTGACCGCAGATTATTCTCAGATAGAACTGCGGGTGATGGCCCATTTTTCTGAGGATTCCTCACTCATTGAACTCCTTAGTAAGCCCCATGGGGATGTCTTCACCATGATTGCAGCTAGATGGACTGGAAAGTCAGAAGATTGTATTAGTTCTGACATACGAGATCAGACCAAAAGGTTGGTGTATGGAATTCTCTATGGAATGGGTGCTAATAGCCTTGCTGAACAACTGGATTGCAGTCCCCAGGAAGCTTCTGAGAAAATACAAAACTTCAAAAGTTCTTTCCCTGGAGTTGCTTCTTGGCTTAATGAAGCAGTTGCATATTGCCGCAAGAAAGG ATATGTGGAAACCCTCAAGGGAAGAAAACGATTTTTATCAAAAATAAAATTTGGGAATAGCAAGGAAAAGGCAAAGGCCCAGAGACAGGCTGTAAATTCGATATGTCAG GGATCCGCTGCTGATATAATTAAGATTGCAATGATAAATATTTACTCGGTAATAGTTCATGGAGCTGAAAGGCCCAGTTCAACTTCTCCACTTGCAACAAAGTTTCACAAATTGAAGGGTCGCTGCAGAATTCTATTGCAG GTACATGATGAATTGGTACTGGAAGTTGATCCTTCAGTGATAAAAGAAGCTGCTTTGCTGTTACAAACAAGCATGGAAAATGCTGTTTCACTTCTTG TTCCTTTGCATGTCAAATTGAAAGTTGGAAGAACTTGGGGTTCTTTGCAACCCTTTCAGGCGGATCAATATGAAAATCTCCTTGTTCCATAA